From the Lancefieldella sp. Marseille-Q7238 genome, one window contains:
- a CDS encoding deoxyribonuclease IV codes for MTPVAFELTIGCHLSTAAGWKKMEETALALGANTFAFFTRNPRGGNAKTLDLDDLEALKTLMRENHFGKLVAHAPYTMNLCSAKYETVDFARRAMAEDLERMEYLPGNYYNFHPGSHVGQGAEKGVKLVIEGLNACLVPGQATMVLLETMAGKGTEVGRTFEELAAILDGVAHDELLGVCLDTCHVHDGGYRIFDSLDYVLDEFDRIIGLERLKALHLNDSKNPCGAHKDRHEKIGQGYLGLDAFASIVTNSRLRTLPMILETPQDFDGYKHEIALLRRIAAADNQTHESALGGVR; via the coding sequence ATGACGCCGGTTGCTTTTGAACTTACGATAGGCTGCCATTTGTCTACGGCCGCCGGCTGGAAGAAAATGGAGGAGACAGCGCTCGCGCTTGGCGCTAACACGTTTGCCTTCTTCACGCGAAATCCGCGCGGCGGCAATGCCAAAACGTTGGACCTTGATGACCTTGAGGCACTGAAAACGCTCATGCGAGAAAATCATTTCGGCAAGCTTGTGGCGCACGCCCCCTATACCATGAACCTTTGCTCAGCGAAGTATGAAACCGTCGATTTTGCTCGGCGCGCCATGGCAGAAGATCTTGAGCGTATGGAGTACCTGCCGGGAAACTACTATAACTTTCATCCGGGCAGCCACGTTGGGCAAGGTGCCGAGAAGGGCGTCAAGCTTGTAATTGAGGGATTGAATGCCTGTCTTGTTCCTGGGCAAGCTACCATGGTACTTCTCGAGACTATGGCCGGCAAGGGCACCGAGGTAGGGCGCACGTTTGAAGAACTCGCGGCTATTCTTGACGGGGTTGCCCATGACGAGCTTCTTGGAGTGTGTTTAGATACCTGCCATGTACATGACGGCGGCTATCGTATTTTTGATAGCCTTGACTATGTACTCGATGAGTTTGACAGGATTATTGGACTTGAGCGTCTTAAGGCTCTGCACCTGAACGACTCAAAGAATCCGTGCGGGGCCCACAAAGACAGACATGAAAAGATAGGCCAGGGATACCTTGGTCTTGACGCGTTTGCGTCAATCGTCACTAATTCTCGTTTGCGCACGCTTCCAATGATTCTTGAGACGCCTCAAGATTTTGACGGCTATAAACATGAAATTGCCCTGCTCCGCCGTATTGCAGCAGCGGACAATCAGACACATGAATCTGCTTTGGGCGGCGTGAGATAA